Proteins encoded together in one Fibrobacter sp. UWH4 window:
- a CDS encoding lysophospholipid acyltransferase family protein, with translation MTKQPFKVRLALFLASLWIKSLRVKLKTPDSFSPGILGIWHRDLLAATAAFKNWGVHAFISESGDGEIFATLAQRLGYVVTRGSSSHGASNIRYILDALQQGHFAGMALDGPRGPALKIKPGSQWLSQKSNRPLWMVSARYGAHLTLKTWDNFILPLPLTSIDIEIKYLCD, from the coding sequence ATGACCAAACAGCCTTTCAAGGTCAGACTGGCGCTTTTTTTGGCTAGTCTTTGGATAAAAAGCTTGCGCGTCAAGCTCAAGACCCCCGATTCCTTTTCACCGGGAATTCTCGGAATATGGCACCGAGACCTACTTGCCGCCACAGCCGCATTCAAAAACTGGGGGGTGCACGCTTTTATTTCGGAATCCGGAGACGGCGAGATATTTGCCACCCTCGCCCAGCGCTTGGGGTATGTCGTCACTCGCGGTTCCAGCAGCCACGGGGCAAGCAACATTAGGTACATCCTTGATGCCCTCCAACAAGGACATTTTGCAGGAATGGCACTCGACGGTCCACGGGGCCCCGCACTCAAAATCAAGCCCGGGTCACAGTGGCTATCCCAAAAAAGCAACCGCCCCCTTTGGATGGTTTCAGCACGATACGGGGCCCATTTAACCCTAAAAACATGGGATAATTTCATTTTACCCCTTCCGCTGACATCTATTGACATCGAAATTAAGTATCTTTGTGACTGA
- a CDS encoding PolC-type DNA polymerase III has translation MPPKFVAFDLETTGLNNQKDEIIEIGAVKFTVETDKTGKVVPKLLGELETFVKPNMMIPAEASAVNHIYDSDVQDAPVVGDAIKKFTEFCGQSTILIAHNANFDASFLRVAYKNNPQVVPGNPVIDSLAISKAILPEASSHKLGILANMFKRRDEIAMKIEADKMHRAVYDCLMLMEVFVALLRRRFKEKDWEMVNIMKNMEKYKGIPQFINK, from the coding sequence ATGCCACCTAAGTTCGTCGCCTTCGACCTTGAAACGACAGGCCTCAACAACCAGAAAGACGAGATCATTGAAATCGGCGCAGTCAAATTCACCGTGGAAACAGACAAAACCGGCAAGGTCGTCCCTAAGTTGCTTGGCGAACTCGAAACGTTCGTGAAGCCGAACATGATGATTCCTGCCGAAGCATCTGCCGTGAACCATATTTACGACAGCGATGTGCAGGACGCTCCTGTCGTTGGTGACGCCATCAAGAAGTTCACCGAATTCTGCGGACAGAGCACCATTCTCATCGCCCACAACGCCAACTTCGACGCCAGCTTCCTTCGTGTTGCCTACAAGAACAATCCCCAGGTCGTCCCCGGCAACCCTGTCATCGACAGCCTTGCGATTTCCAAGGCCATTCTCCCCGAAGCAAGTTCACACAAGCTCGGCATCCTTGCCAATATGTTCAAGCGCCGCGACGAAATCGCCATGAAGATCGAAGCGGACAAAATGCACCGCGCCGTTTACGACTGCCTGATGCTCATGGAAGTGTTCGTTGCCCTGTTGCGCCGCCGTTTCAAGGAAAAGGACTGGGAAATGGTCAACATCATGAAGAACATGGAAAAGTACAAGGGCATTCCGCAGTTCATCAACAAATAG
- a CDS encoding GRP family sugar transporter, whose product MTPLKKWPKFSSWAFLSMMTWGVLISALVVAFVTGTFNLSPVGFFCGLWWVIGGTFCFWAVKAEADLAGAGVRSMGMSILASFLSGVLLFHEKSSFALSIPAIICFMVGLSRLSPSHGGSIFKNWRSFLGGFAFGTYLIPFKLATAAGLELTDVEFMCPFSIGIFFGSQLLIGILQIRRHKFYWYPLAPSVVSVIAGFLWMAGMHGCFWAIDPEGALGYAVGYPLTQLNLLVNLGWGVFVFGEYKTARERIKLLLATFIILAGAVLLTLSKG is encoded by the coding sequence ATGACCCCTCTCAAAAAGTGGCCGAAGTTTTCGAGCTGGGCATTCCTTTCGATGATGACTTGGGGCGTGCTTATCAGTGCGCTCGTGGTTGCCTTTGTCACGGGAACGTTTAACTTGAGCCCGGTCGGTTTTTTCTGTGGCTTGTGGTGGGTCATTGGCGGAACGTTCTGTTTCTGGGCGGTCAAGGCCGAGGCGGACCTGGCGGGTGCCGGCGTGCGCTCCATGGGAATGAGCATCTTGGCCTCGTTCCTTTCGGGGGTTCTGCTGTTTCACGAAAAGTCTTCGTTTGCGCTTTCGATTCCGGCGATTATCTGCTTTATGGTCGGACTTTCCCGGCTTTCGCCTTCGCATGGCGGCTCGATATTCAAGAACTGGCGCTCGTTCCTGGGCGGTTTCGCCTTTGGTACTTACTTGATTCCTTTTAAGTTGGCGACGGCCGCGGGACTTGAATTGACCGATGTCGAATTCATGTGTCCGTTCTCGATAGGGATCTTTTTCGGAAGTCAGCTCTTAATTGGCATTCTCCAGATTCGTCGTCATAAATTCTATTGGTATCCGCTTGCTCCGAGTGTCGTGAGTGTTATCGCCGGATTCTTGTGGATGGCGGGAATGCACGGTTGCTTCTGGGCAATCGACCCGGAAGGGGCGCTCGGTTATGCCGTCGGTTATCCGCTCACGCAGTTGAACCTGCTGGTGAACCTCGGCTGGGGAGTGTTTGTTTTCGGTGAGTACAAGACCGCGCGAGAACGAATCAAGTTACTCCTCGCGACATTTATCATTCTCGCGGGGGCGGTGCTGCTGACCCTTTCGAAAGGCTAA
- a CDS encoding tRNA modification GTPase encodes MDSLTIVAPMTPAGVSAVAALRVSGTHVRDVVRRLFGARAAEKLVPRMANLGTARDPQTGKVLDSLLYIYFEAPNSYTGEDVLELYPHGNPLIVRDLLQAIRDIEGVRLAEPGEYTRRAFLNGKMDLTQAESVADVIHSANRAELENAHRLLSGALSKKIATLTAQVKDISARLELDVDFAEEEADPDFSGWKQKFENIRVSIKGILNSFRGKANLSKLPLAVLYGAPNAGKSSLVNALLGEDRVLVSNVPGTTRDFVEVRLFLDGGEIRLIDTAGIADKATDELDALSMKKSREILDEADMKILVVDGNNSAGNKEGVILSYTTLGTKSLSGCYPPCGEAQAESKDLKPDFVVVSKSDLAANVIARSEATKQSPDTSHLNVSSKTGEGLDDLKKVMNAVLFKKSENAEDLWITSEREKSCLEEALAGVDRVLDLLEKNPAVELLAFEMQLVRRALQSITGEISSEDILQSIFAGFCIGK; translated from the coding sequence ATGGATTCTTTGACGATTGTTGCGCCGATGACGCCTGCGGGCGTCAGTGCCGTTGCTGCGCTCCGCGTGAGCGGCACCCACGTCCGTGACGTGGTTCGGCGCCTGTTCGGTGCGCGAGCCGCAGAAAAACTGGTGCCTCGAATGGCGAATCTAGGGACCGCTCGCGATCCGCAGACGGGCAAGGTGCTTGACAGCCTCTTGTACATCTACTTCGAAGCGCCGAATTCCTACACCGGCGAAGACGTCCTGGAACTTTACCCGCACGGAAATCCGCTGATTGTCCGCGATTTGCTGCAGGCGATTCGTGACATCGAGGGGGTTCGCCTGGCTGAACCCGGTGAATACACCCGCCGAGCCTTCTTGAACGGCAAGATGGACTTGACCCAGGCTGAATCGGTGGCCGATGTCATTCACAGTGCGAACCGAGCCGAGCTGGAAAATGCCCACCGCCTGCTTTCGGGAGCCCTTTCCAAGAAAATTGCGACGCTAACGGCGCAGGTCAAGGATATCTCTGCTCGCCTGGAACTCGATGTGGATTTTGCCGAAGAAGAAGCGGATCCCGATTTTAGCGGCTGGAAACAGAAGTTTGAAAATATCCGTGTTTCAATCAAGGGAATTCTAAACAGCTTTCGTGGTAAGGCGAATCTGAGCAAGCTCCCGCTCGCGGTACTTTATGGAGCCCCGAATGCGGGCAAGTCGAGTTTGGTGAATGCGCTCCTCGGCGAAGACCGCGTGCTTGTGAGCAATGTTCCGGGGACGACTCGTGATTTTGTCGAAGTCCGTCTGTTTTTGGATGGCGGTGAAATCCGCCTGATCGATACCGCGGGCATTGCGGACAAGGCGACTGACGAACTCGATGCGCTCAGTATGAAAAAGTCGCGCGAGATTCTCGACGAAGCCGATATGAAAATTTTGGTGGTGGATGGAAACAACTCCGCTGGGAACAAAGAAGGTGTCATCCTGAGCTATACAACACTTGGGACGAAGTCCCTTAGTGGCTGTTATCCACCTTGTGGAGAAGCGCAAGCGGAGTCGAAGGATCTCAAACCAGATTTTGTTGTCGTTTCGAAGAGCGACTTGGCCGCAAATGTCATTGCGAGGAGCGAAGCGACGAAGCAATCTCCTGATACAAGTCATCTTAATGTTTCTTCCAAGACTGGCGAGGGCCTAGACGACCTCAAGAAAGTCATGAATGCCGTCTTGTTCAAGAAATCTGAAAACGCAGAAGATCTCTGGATTACGAGTGAACGAGAAAAGTCTTGCCTCGAAGAAGCCCTTGCGGGTGTTGACCGCGTGCTTGACCTGCTAGAGAAAAACCCTGCAGTGGAACTGCTCGCTTTTGAAATGCAGCTGGTGCGCAGGGCGCTTCAGAGTATCACGGGCGAAATTTCGTCCGAAGACATTTTACAATCTATTTTCGCGGGGTTCTGCATTGGAAAGTAG
- a CDS encoding glycosyltransferase family 2 protein, whose translation MQIDVGIINYNGGLELSECVGSLLAQSVPVRVLVFDNASTDDSIQRLREKNLDCKVIESPKNLGYAGACNGLLENMDSEIQVLCNMDLEFDPTWAENLLRCFERHPEAGSVASLVMEKSGVVNAVGVRFGADLFAKNEASGLDISAADVREKEVFGCYGAVMSFRKSAAVAAGKMDASFFLFFEETEWYFRHNLAGFKTVFCPDAKVYHERSMTTVRYSPRKLFYSERNRLRTAVRLLPLTDVLKLPFQGVVRYLNMAKGGVPGQSGDGKKLSKVSICAALAKAWLQAFAMLPDELVIRKKYRKKFGNVGAKVRDILKAYPIENR comes from the coding sequence ATGCAGATAGATGTCGGTATCATAAATTACAACGGTGGCTTGGAACTTTCGGAATGTGTTGGGAGCTTGCTTGCGCAGAGCGTTCCTGTTCGCGTTCTTGTCTTTGACAATGCTTCGACCGACGATTCAATCCAGCGGTTAAGGGAAAAGAATCTTGACTGCAAAGTTATCGAGAGCCCGAAAAATCTCGGTTATGCGGGCGCCTGCAATGGGCTCCTCGAAAATATGGATTCCGAGATCCAGGTGCTTTGCAATATGGACCTGGAATTTGACCCGACCTGGGCCGAAAACTTGTTGCGCTGTTTTGAAAGGCATCCGGAGGCGGGATCGGTGGCAAGCCTCGTGATGGAAAAAAGCGGAGTCGTGAATGCGGTGGGCGTGCGTTTCGGTGCGGATCTGTTTGCGAAAAATGAGGCGAGCGGGCTGGATATTTCCGCAGCGGATGTTCGCGAAAAGGAAGTCTTTGGCTGCTATGGGGCCGTGATGAGTTTCCGCAAGTCGGCTGCCGTTGCTGCAGGCAAGATGGATGCGAGTTTCTTCTTGTTCTTCGAAGAAACGGAGTGGTATTTCCGTCATAACCTGGCGGGCTTCAAGACGGTGTTCTGCCCCGATGCGAAGGTTTACCATGAACGTTCGATGACGACGGTGCGCTATTCGCCTCGCAAGCTGTTTTATTCGGAGAGAAACCGCCTGCGGACTGCCGTCCGTTTGCTCCCGTTGACTGATGTCCTGAAACTTCCGTTTCAGGGTGTCGTGCGTTACCTGAATATGGCGAAGGGCGGGGTTCCGGGGCAGTCGGGGGATGGAAAGAAGCTTTCGAAGGTGTCAATCTGTGCCGCCCTGGCGAAGGCTTGGTTGCAGGCGTTTGCGATGCTTCCGGATGAACTGGTGATTCGCAAGAAGTATCGCAAGAAGTTCGGGAATGTCGGTGCCAAGGTCCGCGATATTCTTAAGGCGTATCCGATTGAAAATAGGTGA
- a CDS encoding LamG-like jellyroll fold domain-containing protein, with protein sequence MKNFSSFALAAALGVLAGCSTGPSDSSSWGTVSEEQSTVNNIARVNVVDAHSHLARYRHFVVDSWQLSDSTSDTASVVVDSLKNCDFAVEADVQVEDDSAYTIASAGVDGDSAAWVLQVEEGAVVYSWRNTADEDWLKFKTEKALDLKKINTVRVERAGVVVAIIVNGKIIDAFKDDGKSAVIKGLFTIGFDARNPGKCHCNNGRVEQIGVETVDEIEDSPIDSVQVIDTLDIPLDTSAALNDSVVTEWIAEWNFNDAENVGLDVTGHGHNATAGEGSVSAVDGIASFDGKSGMVVSLDTDIRINEFVIEARVKPTQFATMQNIIVAEPPGRGVDGWQLRIDEGVLTVHLRDADSSYVDWSIYPGKEMILGEWNEIRLERNADSVKLFQNGELTVAVAYQGDLTQMCYDWGIGYDAMQQGFHNRYFVGEMDYIRFGVFKGFTEGTLVPKNEWLLAAWEFNEPEFVGLDRMANNSSKYVVGNAVVADTTLVLDGQSGMPVNLSRAFLRNTFAIETRVKPAAFAEMQNIIVAEPPGRYGDGWIVRLDDGVLTVHFRDEETDGTEWNVLKGKELALDEWTEIRVERTADSVIVFQNGERSVWAAAKGDVSQLGYNIGIGYDAMKQAKGNRYFNGEIDYIRYYGL encoded by the coding sequence ATGAAAAATTTTTCGAGTTTTGCCTTGGCTGCCGCACTTGGTGTGCTGGCTGGGTGCTCGACGGGCCCGTCCGACTCTTCGTCGTGGGGTACGGTGAGCGAAGAACAGTCCACCGTGAATAATATTGCTCGTGTGAATGTCGTGGACGCGCACTCGCATCTTGCACGGTACCGGCATTTCGTGGTGGATTCCTGGCAACTTTCCGATTCAACTTCGGATACGGCATCTGTGGTCGTGGATTCGCTGAAGAACTGCGACTTTGCCGTTGAAGCAGATGTGCAGGTCGAAGACGATTCTGCATACACGATAGCCTCTGCCGGTGTCGATGGAGACTCCGCCGCTTGGGTTCTGCAGGTCGAAGAAGGTGCCGTTGTCTATTCATGGCGCAATACTGCAGATGAGGATTGGCTCAAGTTCAAGACCGAAAAGGCGCTGGACTTGAAAAAAATCAACACGGTCCGCGTGGAACGTGCCGGCGTTGTTGTCGCGATTATCGTGAACGGAAAGATTATCGATGCTTTCAAGGATGACGGAAAGAGCGCCGTAATCAAGGGCCTGTTCACGATTGGCTTTGACGCAAGGAATCCCGGCAAGTGCCACTGCAACAATGGACGCGTGGAACAGATTGGCGTCGAAACGGTTGACGAAATCGAAGATTCTCCGATTGACTCTGTCCAGGTGATCGATACGTTGGATATTCCGCTGGATACTTCCGCGGCTTTGAACGATTCCGTGGTGACGGAATGGATTGCCGAATGGAATTTCAACGATGCTGAAAACGTGGGACTCGATGTGACGGGTCACGGACATAACGCCACAGCCGGAGAAGGCTCGGTGAGCGCTGTTGATGGCATCGCCAGTTTTGACGGAAAGTCCGGCATGGTGGTTTCTCTGGATACGGATATCCGTATCAATGAATTCGTGATCGAAGCCCGCGTGAAACCGACCCAGTTCGCTACGATGCAGAATATTATTGTGGCCGAGCCTCCTGGACGTGGGGTGGACGGCTGGCAGCTCCGTATCGACGAAGGGGTTCTTACTGTTCATCTTCGTGATGCCGACAGTAGCTATGTAGACTGGAGCATTTATCCGGGCAAAGAAATGATTCTCGGTGAATGGAACGAAATCCGCCTGGAACGCAATGCCGACAGTGTCAAACTGTTCCAGAATGGCGAACTTACGGTTGCCGTGGCCTACCAGGGCGACTTGACCCAGATGTGTTACGACTGGGGTATCGGTTACGATGCGATGCAGCAAGGTTTCCATAATCGCTATTTCGTTGGTGAAATGGATTATATCCGCTTCGGCGTGTTCAAGGGCTTTACCGAAGGCACCCTGGTTCCCAAGAATGAATGGCTGCTTGCTGCTTGGGAATTCAACGAGCCGGAGTTCGTGGGACTTGACCGTATGGCGAACAATTCCTCGAAGTACGTCGTCGGAAATGCGGTTGTTGCCGATACGACGCTTGTGCTCGATGGACAATCCGGTATGCCTGTGAATCTGTCGAGAGCGTTCCTGCGCAATACGTTCGCGATTGAAACCCGCGTGAAACCGGCCGCTTTCGCGGAAATGCAGAATATCATTGTGGCCGAGCCGCCTGGACGTTACGGTGACGGTTGGATTGTCCGCCTTGACGACGGTGTCTTGACGGTGCATTTCCGTGACGAAGAAACCGATGGCACGGAATGGAATGTGCTTAAGGGCAAGGAACTTGCTCTTGACGAATGGACCGAAATTCGGGTCGAACGTACCGCTGATTCCGTGATTGTTTTCCAGAACGGTGAACGTTCGGTGTGGGCCGCTGCGAAGGGCGATGTGTCCCAGCTGGGCTACAATATCGGTATCGGCTACGACGCCATGAAGCAGGCGAAGGGCAACCGCTACTTTAACGGTGAAATTGATTACATCCGTTACTACGGCTTGTAA
- a CDS encoding lysylphosphatidylglycerol synthase transmembrane domain-containing protein produces MIKLFVTVGGIAYIFNKIPFFDAISNWQESTLPWLLFIFALTVILMAIQANRWRGLLLDEGKKIKLRTFYAYIALGYFFNNLLPSGFGGDAVKTIAFGKRFGNTANSVAAIAISRVMGLIAMFLSFFIALPFVLVQYQIPKAYTITVSLVAVLAVIIIIGGLFSDKINIPHKLADKVPFLLKLQQAFTLYRSHPKAFWLSGLDSIWLQLVTIIIHYAYFRAVGVDVNIAVITVFTTIMVTFTMLPISINGIGIRENVQVSLYTGLLGIPADVVLASTLLSYLPLLFQAAQGAVVLAAAPKK; encoded by the coding sequence GTGATCAAATTATTCGTTACTGTCGGTGGCATCGCCTATATTTTTAACAAAATCCCCTTTTTTGACGCAATTTCAAACTGGCAGGAATCGACCCTCCCCTGGCTCCTGTTCATTTTTGCCCTGACCGTCATCCTGATGGCAATCCAGGCGAACCGTTGGCGCGGGCTCCTGCTGGACGAAGGCAAAAAAATCAAATTACGCACTTTTTACGCCTATATCGCGCTTGGCTACTTTTTCAACAACCTGCTTCCCAGTGGTTTCGGCGGAGATGCCGTCAAGACAATCGCGTTCGGCAAGCGTTTCGGCAACACGGCCAATTCCGTCGCCGCCATTGCGATTTCACGCGTCATGGGCCTTATCGCCATGTTCCTGAGTTTCTTCATAGCGCTCCCCTTCGTACTTGTTCAATACCAAATTCCTAAAGCATACACCATTACCGTTAGTTTGGTCGCTGTGCTTGCGGTGATTATCATTATCGGCGGCCTCTTTTCGGACAAGATAAACATTCCGCACAAACTCGCTGACAAGGTTCCTTTCCTACTAAAACTGCAACAGGCATTCACCCTATACAGGAGCCATCCCAAGGCGTTCTGGCTATCGGGGTTAGACTCGATCTGGTTACAACTGGTGACCATCATCATCCACTACGCCTACTTCAGGGCTGTCGGAGTCGATGTAAACATTGCGGTCATTACGGTGTTCACGACCATCATGGTTACCTTCACCATGCTCCCCATCTCCATCAACGGAATCGGAATCCGCGAAAACGTTCAAGTGAGCCTGTATACGGGACTCCTCGGAATTCCCGCCGATGTGGTCCTCGCCTCGACCCTGCTCAGCTACCTGCCGCTCCTGTTCCAGGCAGCACAAGGGGCGGTCGTTCTCGCCGCCGCGCCCAAGAAATAA
- a CDS encoding DUF3332 family protein, which produces MKKGIVTLLCAGMIVLSGCYGKNACFNKLHNWNGTLGDKWINSIVHFILFWLPVYGICLFLVDGLVLNTIEFWTGSNPLASGDSYFEKDAQGNTIAAVKNEDGSMSVELTTAKGEKANLTLQRDENVVRALDNEGNVVAQYEIEK; this is translated from the coding sequence ATGAAAAAAGGTATTGTCACCCTTCTCTGCGCCGGCATGATCGTTCTTTCCGGTTGCTATGGCAAAAACGCTTGCTTCAACAAGCTTCATAATTGGAACGGCACCCTCGGTGACAAGTGGATCAACTCCATTGTCCACTTCATCCTGTTCTGGTTGCCGGTGTACGGCATCTGCCTGTTCCTCGTGGACGGCCTCGTGCTGAACACCATCGAATTCTGGACCGGCTCCAACCCGCTCGCTTCCGGTGATTCCTACTTCGAAAAGGACGCCCAGGGCAACACCATTGCCGCTGTGAAGAATGAAGACGGTTCTATGTCCGTGGAACTGACCACTGCCAAGGGTGAAAAGGCCAACCTGACCCTTCAGCGCGATGAAAATGTTGTTCGCGCTCTCGACAACGAAGGCAACGTCGTTGCTCAGTACGAAATCGAAAAGTAA
- a CDS encoding extracellular solute-binding protein yields MNKMKLSVFAALFATATAMAAPKPLTVWIMPNGASPQETLEKRLELFTKKTGIPTKVQVLDWGEAWNRITYALSNQQEAPDVLQLGTTWIPYFASRNEIKPLNEHLSEIQPARFVPVSWNTTHIDSDSIIYSVPWFIDIRPVLANKRILKKYGITRESVRSYDGFRDAIRKVNEANEILEDGAYVRGYAFPGRNDWNIPHNFAPWIWSNGGSFIQKDSAGWHANILSKETLRGIASYLHFVMDSLVMPEALQSNTAQIAQQFNNGELAFIVSTSEIVMQTRIHGNLGGLSNARIGRDSVLVLPIPQGSNGSVSFIGGSNLAIPSNNTRKEALDLLLFLINDENLDAYTKQIGLLPPSKKVLQKWAKDEDYKTLTIALETGRTYVPVPEWGDLEQLFGSMFSTIWEQMEIPSLYSEDKLYEIFKQYSIEIDKKLNYPTNSFMTLAEFKDSWNQVNAPLEDKSSDSAKDTTTSVADANLKKAPFVFVAMLVLGFLFAFFRKKKK; encoded by the coding sequence ATGAATAAGATGAAGCTTTCTGTATTTGCAGCACTATTTGCTACAGCAACCGCCATGGCTGCTCCCAAGCCGTTAACCGTCTGGATTATGCCAAACGGGGCCTCTCCTCAAGAGACTCTAGAAAAAAGACTTGAATTGTTTACCAAAAAGACCGGCATCCCGACCAAGGTGCAAGTGCTGGACTGGGGTGAAGCCTGGAACCGCATCACGTACGCGCTGTCTAACCAGCAGGAAGCCCCCGACGTTCTTCAGTTGGGTACCACCTGGATTCCCTACTTTGCCTCCCGCAACGAAATCAAGCCCTTGAACGAACACCTCAGCGAAATCCAGCCGGCGCGGTTCGTCCCCGTCAGCTGGAATACAACGCATATCGATTCAGACTCCATCATCTACTCCGTGCCTTGGTTCATCGACATCCGTCCGGTTCTCGCCAACAAGAGAATCCTTAAGAAATACGGCATCACCAGGGAATCGGTCAGGAGCTACGACGGTTTCAGGGACGCCATCCGCAAGGTCAACGAAGCCAATGAAATTTTGGAAGACGGAGCCTATGTCCGCGGTTACGCCTTCCCGGGCAGGAACGACTGGAATATCCCCCACAACTTCGCCCCGTGGATCTGGAGCAACGGCGGTTCGTTCATCCAAAAAGACAGTGCCGGCTGGCATGCCAACATTCTTTCCAAGGAAACGCTGCGCGGTATCGCAAGCTACTTGCATTTCGTGATGGACTCGCTAGTCATGCCCGAAGCCCTGCAATCGAACACGGCCCAGATCGCCCAGCAGTTCAACAACGGTGAACTGGCCTTTATCGTCAGCACCTCCGAAATCGTGATGCAGACCCGCATCCATGGTAACCTGGGCGGTCTTTCCAATGCACGCATCGGTAGGGACAGCGTCTTGGTGCTCCCGATTCCCCAAGGTTCCAATGGCAGTGTAAGCTTTATCGGAGGATCGAACCTCGCCATTCCTTCGAACAACACCCGCAAGGAAGCCCTCGATCTTCTGCTGTTCCTGATTAACGACGAGAACCTGGACGCCTACACCAAGCAGATCGGTCTGTTGCCGCCCTCCAAAAAAGTCCTGCAGAAATGGGCCAAGGATGAAGATTACAAGACTTTGACAATCGCCCTCGAAACGGGACGCACCTATGTTCCGGTTCCCGAATGGGGTGATCTGGAACAGCTTTTCGGATCCATGTTCAGCACCATCTGGGAACAAATGGAAATTCCATCGCTCTACTCCGAAGACAAGCTGTACGAAATATTCAAACAGTACTCCATTGAAATTGACAAGAAACTGAACTATCCCACAAACAGTTTCATGACCCTTGCCGAATTCAAGGATAGCTGGAACCAGGTCAACGCTCCCCTTGAAGACAAGTCAAGCGATTCCGCCAAGGATACGACAACGAGCGTGGCCGACGCCAACCTGAAGAAAGCGCCGTTCGTATTTGTGGCCATGCTTGTTCTCGGTTTCCTGTTCGCCTTTTTCCGCAAGAAGAAAAAATAA